From the Alloalcanivorax dieselolei B5 genome, one window contains:
- a CDS encoding SDR family NAD(P)-dependent oxidoreductase — protein sequence MSGAKRKTLKPSEGAAALVTGAGSGIGRSFAYEIVRRGGSVICADIDRQRAEQTASILSELGEGRAVAYRCDVGSEKQMATLADKAESLLGRPMTLVVNNAGVGVGGRIGEVPLGDWRWCLKVNLWGVIHGCHFFAPKLRALGYGGIVNVASAAGFGAAPEMSAYNVTKSAVLSLSETLAAELTGTGVHVSALCPTVIPTNILDKARLPEHRGDFAHAAMRKWTFATSDQVARRTLDALDRKQLYVVPQFDGRFIWRFKRYAPRLYARALGEAYRLAGG from the coding sequence GTGAGCGGTGCCAAGCGTAAAACACTGAAACCCTCCGAGGGGGCAGCGGCCCTGGTCACGGGGGCGGGCAGCGGCATCGGCCGCAGCTTCGCCTATGAGATCGTGCGCCGTGGCGGATCAGTGATCTGCGCGGATATAGACCGCCAGCGCGCCGAGCAAACCGCCAGCATACTCTCGGAATTGGGCGAAGGTCGGGCTGTCGCCTACCGCTGCGACGTAGGTAGCGAAAAGCAGATGGCCACGCTCGCCGACAAGGCCGAATCGCTGCTCGGACGGCCAATGACGTTGGTGGTCAATAACGCCGGGGTGGGCGTAGGCGGCCGCATCGGAGAAGTGCCGCTTGGCGATTGGCGCTGGTGCCTCAAAGTCAATCTTTGGGGCGTCATTCATGGTTGTCACTTCTTCGCACCCAAGCTGCGCGCACTGGGCTACGGCGGCATTGTCAACGTGGCTTCGGCCGCCGGTTTCGGCGCGGCGCCGGAGATGAGTGCGTATAACGTGACCAAGTCCGCGGTCCTTTCACTCTCCGAAACTCTGGCGGCCGAGCTGACCGGCACCGGCGTGCATGTTTCGGCCCTGTGTCCCACCGTGATACCCACCAACATTCTGGACAAGGCGCGCCTGCCCGAGCACCGCGGCGATTTCGCCCATGCGGCCATGCGCAAGTGGACCTTCGCCACCAGCGACCAGGTGGCACGCCGGACCCTGGACGCCCTCGATCGAAAGCAGCTTTATGTGGTGCCGCAGTTCGACGGGCGTTTCATATGGCGGTTCAAGCGCTACGCGCCGCGGCTATACGCTCGCGCGCTGGGCGAGGCGTATCGCCTAGCCGGGGGCTGA
- a CDS encoding metal-dependent hydrolase, whose amino-acid sequence MVIASRKIGYDEVEHRDLNFGMSPETVPRHWFNNDPWITHWMNAILAAVPDGERWVMQATSKQLENLHDPSVRKAAISFIRQERSHAREHDAMNEAMVAHGIPIDRAEAVFKAIRKPLQRYLGGATQCAMAANFEHFTAVISQVMLDHPELWDDTRQEVAAMLFWHFVEETEHKSVSFDVFGEVSGGGVRAYAIRMATLALGTALFLPLVHGNWLYFLWKDRQLTNIPSALRAIKWLYFAPGIFTRAFVIDTLPFLSPRFHPWDADNREVIHAWKRAYEETGDAQQAYQAFRQWHDDNRRDTTAERVTAA is encoded by the coding sequence ATGGTGATCGCGAGCCGCAAGATTGGTTACGATGAAGTCGAACACAGGGATTTGAATTTCGGCATGAGCCCGGAGACGGTGCCGCGCCACTGGTTCAACAACGATCCGTGGATCACTCACTGGATGAACGCGATCCTGGCCGCGGTGCCGGACGGCGAGCGCTGGGTCATGCAGGCCACGAGTAAGCAACTCGAGAATCTTCACGATCCGTCAGTGCGCAAAGCCGCGATCAGCTTTATTCGACAGGAACGCTCCCATGCACGGGAGCATGACGCCATGAATGAAGCGATGGTCGCGCACGGCATTCCAATAGACCGGGCGGAGGCCGTGTTCAAGGCGATCAGAAAGCCCCTTCAACGCTACCTGGGCGGCGCCACCCAGTGCGCCATGGCCGCGAACTTCGAGCATTTCACGGCCGTGATTTCCCAGGTAATGCTCGATCATCCGGAACTGTGGGACGATACCAGGCAGGAAGTCGCCGCCATGCTGTTCTGGCACTTCGTGGAGGAGACGGAGCACAAGTCAGTCAGTTTCGACGTGTTCGGAGAGGTAAGCGGGGGCGGCGTCCGCGCTTACGCAATCCGCATGGCGACGCTCGCTCTGGGTACAGCCCTTTTCCTGCCTCTGGTGCACGGTAACTGGCTGTATTTCCTCTGGAAAGATCGGCAGCTCACGAACATCCCCTCGGCACTGCGCGCCATTAAGTGGTTGTACTTCGCACCTGGAATCTTCACCCGAGCTTTTGTGATCGATACGCTGCCTTTTCTCTCCCCCCGCTTCCATCCATGGGACGCCGATAACCGGGAAGTCATCCACGCCTGGAAGCGCGCCTACGAGGAAACCGGTGATGCCCAGCAGGCTTACCAAGCATTCCGGCAATGGCATGACGATAACAGGCGTGACACAACAGCGGAACGAGTGACGGCGGCGTGA
- a CDS encoding flavin-containing monooxygenase yields the protein MNVAEDRIQQSRRGQRAPRHGSAEPDHEILIIGAGFAGMGAAIELLSRGVKSLSIIERAADVGGTWRDNRYPGVAVDITSFVYSFSFEQNPNWSRVFAPGDELQNYARRVASKYGLYPYIRFGVSVKRAEFDEGEHLWRVTTDKGCVTARHLVSATGGLISPKMPDIEGVEDFQGERMHTARWDHKVDLTGKRVAVIGTGATAVQLIPEIAPRVAHLDVYQRTPIWVLKKPDVRMPGWMRTVFRWSSLAQQGVRTTTDALTESLMIIAAVYYRRFPCLVHWAQRAGVNNMREQLPDNPELWDKLTPRYGFGCKRPTFSNNYFSTFSRSNVDLITTPIQRITPKGIETIDAIEHEIDVLILATGYKVFEKGNLPSYEVVGRGGVDLGEFWERNRYQAYEGLTVPGYPNLYIMLGPYALIGSSYFKMVEGNAIHVARCIEAARKRDATCVEIRQDVHDRYFRNIQRRQQGTVFLNHNCAASNSYYFDHHGDAPMLRPSTSFEMLWRAKRLPMAHYHFKKAYPAGWLSGDSRLTSNSRPFPGDDTVAEVIRR from the coding sequence ATGAATGTCGCGGAGGACCGGATTCAACAAAGCCGTCGTGGCCAGCGGGCGCCGCGCCACGGGAGCGCTGAACCCGACCACGAGATTTTGATCATCGGCGCCGGCTTCGCCGGAATGGGCGCGGCCATCGAGCTTCTCAGCCGCGGCGTGAAATCCTTATCGATCATCGAGCGTGCCGCCGATGTCGGCGGCACCTGGCGCGACAACCGCTACCCCGGCGTGGCGGTGGACATCACTTCTTTCGTCTACTCTTTTTCCTTCGAGCAGAATCCGAACTGGTCGCGGGTCTTCGCGCCGGGTGACGAGCTGCAGAACTACGCCCGCCGTGTGGCCAGCAAATACGGCCTCTATCCCTACATACGTTTCGGCGTCAGCGTGAAGCGTGCCGAGTTCGATGAAGGCGAGCACTTGTGGCGGGTGACAACCGACAAGGGATGTGTCACCGCACGCCACCTAGTGTCCGCCACCGGCGGGTTGATCTCGCCGAAGATGCCGGATATCGAAGGGGTCGAGGATTTTCAGGGCGAGCGCATGCACACCGCGCGCTGGGACCACAAAGTGGATCTCACCGGCAAGCGGGTGGCGGTGATCGGTACCGGCGCCACCGCGGTGCAGCTGATTCCCGAAATCGCCCCGCGGGTGGCGCATCTGGATGTCTATCAGCGCACGCCCATCTGGGTACTCAAGAAACCGGATGTCCGTATGCCGGGCTGGATGCGCACCGTCTTTCGTTGGTCGAGCCTGGCCCAGCAGGGAGTACGTACCACCACCGATGCGCTGACCGAATCGTTGATGATCATCGCGGCGGTTTACTATCGGCGCTTTCCCTGCCTGGTGCACTGGGCCCAGCGCGCCGGCGTCAACAACATGCGCGAGCAATTGCCCGATAACCCGGAGTTATGGGACAAATTAACCCCGCGATATGGCTTCGGCTGTAAGCGGCCGACATTTTCCAACAACTACTTTTCCACCTTCAGCCGTAGCAACGTCGATCTGATCACCACTCCTATCCAACGCATCACTCCCAAGGGCATCGAGACCATCGATGCCATTGAGCACGAGATCGACGTGCTGATCCTGGCGACCGGCTACAAGGTTTTCGAAAAGGGCAATCTGCCGTCCTATGAAGTCGTGGGACGCGGCGGTGTGGATCTGGGCGAATTCTGGGAGCGGAACCGTTACCAGGCCTACGAGGGCCTGACAGTACCCGGCTACCCCAATCTCTACATCATGCTGGGTCCATACGCGCTGATTGGTTCATCCTATTTCAAAATGGTCGAGGGTAACGCGATTCATGTGGCGCGCTGCATCGAGGCCGCCCGAAAGCGGGACGCGACTTGCGTGGAGATTCGTCAAGACGTGCACGATCGCTACTTCCGGAATATCCAACGACGCCAACAAGGGACGGTGTTCCTTAACCACAATTGCGCGGCCTCTAACAGCTATTACTTCGATCATCATGGCGACGCGCCCATGCTTCGACCTTCTACCTCTTTCGAGATGCTTTGGCGAGCGAAACGCCTGCCCATGGCTCATTACCATTTCAAAAAGGCCTATCCGGCAGGATGGCTATCAGGTGACTCAAGGCTGACGTCCAACAGCAGGCCTTTTCCCGGAGATGATACCGTTGCGGAGGTTATTCGCCGATGA
- a CDS encoding AraC family transcriptional regulator — translation MTQQKGEPKASEGGIPSNYSRLIARELDLTVSQLPSLLQGTGLGIAQFLGEDSLLTPAHQVRILRNALALSGQFEFGLRLGKRLTPATHGAIGFAASSSPDLLTALQAIQTFLPTRASIVELHLQEAEEHLECRLDFQVPLDADIERCLADTMIVVLLEFGEFVVGRPLHEAEICFTHRTPEYHAMYSDYLPGRIRFGSDKFTLKLPMALCREPNASANHENYRLALEQCESMLAELQNHKPSYQTRLKKMMLSRPPGSLSEDEAAASLFMSKRTLARKLKEENSSFRKIRDEILSRQAISYLCDSKLSIEAIAALMNYHDGANFRRAFKRWFGLSPDQYRQHAGSRHTLPPAP, via the coding sequence ATGACACAGCAGAAGGGTGAACCGAAAGCTTCGGAAGGCGGCATTCCGTCGAACTATTCACGACTTATTGCCCGCGAGCTGGACTTAACCGTCAGCCAGCTACCCTCGTTGCTGCAAGGTACCGGTCTCGGTATCGCGCAATTTCTGGGCGAGGACAGTCTGCTCACGCCAGCTCACCAGGTGCGTATTTTGCGCAATGCACTGGCGTTGTCGGGCCAGTTTGAATTCGGCTTACGGCTGGGTAAGCGTCTGACCCCGGCGACCCACGGCGCCATCGGTTTTGCCGCCTCGAGCAGTCCGGACCTGCTCACCGCGCTACAGGCGATTCAGACATTCCTACCTACTCGCGCAAGCATCGTCGAGCTACACCTGCAGGAAGCTGAAGAACACCTGGAATGCCGACTGGACTTCCAAGTGCCGCTGGACGCGGATATCGAGCGTTGCCTGGCGGATACCATGATCGTGGTGCTGCTTGAATTCGGCGAGTTCGTTGTCGGTCGCCCATTACATGAGGCTGAAATTTGTTTTACCCACCGGACACCTGAGTACCACGCGATGTACTCGGACTACTTGCCCGGTCGCATTCGTTTTGGCTCCGATAAGTTCACACTAAAACTGCCGATGGCACTGTGCCGGGAACCGAACGCCTCCGCCAATCATGAAAATTACCGCCTGGCTCTTGAGCAATGTGAATCAATGCTTGCCGAGCTTCAGAACCACAAGCCCAGCTACCAGACCCGGCTTAAGAAGATGATGCTATCGAGACCCCCCGGTTCGCTCAGCGAAGACGAAGCAGCGGCCTCCCTTTTCATGAGCAAACGCACTCTCGCTCGCAAGCTCAAGGAGGAAAACAGTAGTTTTAGGAAAATTCGTGACGAAATCCTATCCCGGCAAGCGATCAGCTACCTGTGTGACAGCAAGCTTTCGATCGAAGCCATCGCCGCGTTGATGAACTATCATGACGGAGCCAATTTCAGGCGTGCCTTCAAGCGCTGGTTCGGTCTTTCGCCCGATCAGTACCGGCAGCACGCCGGTTCCCGGCACACTCTACCCCCTGCCCCCTAG
- a CDS encoding cytochrome P450 — MSTKSGTNDAMQTKMINATSRLVPMHLQIKALKSLMKAKKKALGSTRPQVKFLERPVPDVNTLALEDIDTSNPFLYRQDQWGAYFKRLRDEAPVHFQKSSQFGPFWSVTRYEDILFVDKNHELFSSEPQIILGDPPEGLSVEMFIAMDPPKHDVQRRAVQGVVAPQNLKEMEGLIRQRAAEVLDSLPLDKAFNWVPAVSKELTGRMLATLLDFPYEQRHKLVDWSDRLSGASSATGGEFTDEDIMFDDAADMAWSFSRLWRDKEARRKAGEPPGFDLISMLQSNKDTRDLINRPMEFIGNLALLIVGGNDTTRNSMSGGVLALNQFPEEFIKLKKNPELIPNMVSEIIRWQTPLAHMRRVATQDVELRGQTIKKGDRVLMWYASGNRDERKFENPDQLIIDRKDARNHISFGYGIHRCMGNRLAELQLRILWEELLKRFDNIEVVGEPERVQSNFVRGYSKLMVKLTAKN, encoded by the coding sequence ATGTCAACCAAGTCAGGCACGAACGATGCCATGCAAACAAAGATGATTAATGCCACATCGAGATTGGTGCCTATGCACTTACAGATCAAGGCACTCAAATCTCTGATGAAAGCGAAGAAAAAGGCACTGGGGTCAACACGCCCACAGGTCAAGTTTCTCGAACGGCCCGTGCCTGACGTCAATACCCTGGCACTTGAGGATATTGACACCAGCAACCCTTTTCTGTATCGGCAAGATCAGTGGGGTGCCTATTTCAAGCGGTTACGTGATGAGGCACCGGTGCACTTCCAGAAAAGCAGCCAGTTCGGGCCATTCTGGTCGGTGACACGCTATGAAGACATTTTGTTCGTCGATAAAAATCACGAGCTCTTTTCCTCCGAGCCACAAATCATTCTGGGTGATCCTCCGGAAGGGTTGTCGGTGGAAATGTTCATCGCCATGGATCCGCCAAAACATGATGTGCAACGCCGGGCGGTCCAAGGTGTGGTGGCACCCCAGAATCTCAAGGAAATGGAGGGGCTGATCCGGCAGCGCGCCGCCGAGGTGCTCGACAGTCTGCCCCTGGACAAAGCTTTCAACTGGGTGCCGGCAGTGTCCAAGGAGTTGACCGGGCGCATGTTGGCAACGTTGCTGGATTTCCCTTACGAGCAGCGTCACAAGCTGGTTGATTGGTCGGACCGACTGTCCGGAGCATCTTCGGCGACTGGTGGCGAGTTTACCGACGAAGACATCATGTTTGACGATGCCGCGGACATGGCCTGGTCATTCTCGAGGCTTTGGCGAGACAAGGAGGCACGACGCAAGGCTGGTGAGCCTCCGGGTTTCGACTTGATCAGCATGCTACAGAGTAACAAGGATACCCGGGATTTGATCAACCGTCCGATGGAGTTTATCGGCAACCTGGCGCTGCTGATTGTTGGCGGCAATGACACTACCCGCAACTCCATGAGCGGCGGTGTGTTGGCCCTGAATCAGTTCCCCGAGGAATTCATCAAGCTGAAGAAAAACCCGGAATTGATTCCGAACATGGTTTCGGAAATTATCCGCTGGCAAACTCCACTCGCGCACATGCGCCGGGTTGCCACGCAGGACGTGGAGCTGCGTGGTCAGACCATTAAGAAAGGGGACCGCGTGTTGATGTGGTATGCCTCGGGTAATAGGGACGAACGAAAGTTCGAAAATCCCGACCAGCTTATTATTGATCGCAAGGACGCGCGGAATCATATTTCCTTTGGCTACGGCATTCACCGTTGCATGGGAAACCGTCTGGCTGAGTTGCAATTGCGGATTTTGTGGGAAGAGTTACTCAAGCGCTTTGATAACATAGAGGTCGTGGGTGAGCCCGAGCGTGTGCAGTCCAACTTTGTGCGGGGCTATTCCAAGCTAATGGTCAAGTTGACCGCAAAAAATTGA
- a CDS encoding alpha/beta hydrolase, which translates to MTSFSARVADRGFRLLMKREPASPDELVMRLRRIAAVARLPGGLPSGVTARKTTIGNEPAVPPGVPAVRVSPSQPTATVLYLHGGAFISGRFPTYAELCGQLAKRLNARVFWIDYRLAPEAAYPAALDDAHHAYKALAEDYPDEPLALIGDSAGGNLTLATLLRLRDAQAASPDSSPRMPACAVSISPGADAVGDTPSRQANAASDAMLTPRMIEMATNLYLAGHDPRDPYVSPIYGDFRGLPPLLLTVSESEALRDDAYRVAHRARQAGVAVTLRARWNMPHVWPVFHSMLPEARQDVTEIVGFMRRHLSAPVACTRAVARTKLRLAHSG; encoded by the coding sequence ATGACATCATTCTCGGCAAGAGTTGCCGACCGTGGTTTTCGGCTACTGATGAAGCGCGAGCCGGCTAGTCCCGACGAGTTGGTGATGCGGTTACGGCGCATCGCCGCGGTGGCCCGCCTGCCGGGCGGGCTGCCGTCCGGAGTCACCGCGCGCAAGACCACCATTGGCAATGAACCGGCCGTGCCACCCGGCGTGCCGGCGGTGCGTGTCAGCCCCAGTCAGCCCACGGCCACCGTGCTGTATCTCCACGGTGGCGCTTTTATCAGTGGCCGTTTCCCTACTTATGCTGAGCTTTGCGGGCAGCTGGCCAAGAGACTGAACGCACGCGTGTTCTGGATCGACTACCGCCTAGCGCCGGAGGCGGCCTACCCGGCCGCCCTCGACGATGCCCACCATGCCTACAAGGCGCTGGCCGAGGACTATCCTGACGAGCCGCTGGCCCTGATCGGAGATTCCGCGGGTGGCAACCTCACTCTGGCCACGCTGCTGAGGCTGCGCGATGCGCAGGCCGCCTCGCCCGATTCCTCCCCCCGCATGCCAGCCTGCGCCGTGTCGATCTCGCCCGGCGCCGATGCGGTTGGCGATACACCGTCGCGCCAGGCCAACGCGGCCAGCGATGCCATGCTGACTCCACGCATGATCGAGATGGCCACCAATCTGTATCTGGCCGGCCATGATCCCCGGGATCCCTATGTCTCACCGATATACGGCGATTTCCGTGGCCTGCCGCCTCTTTTGCTCACTGTGAGCGAATCCGAGGCCCTGCGTGATGATGCCTATCGGGTAGCGCACCGTGCGCGCCAGGCCGGCGTGGCCGTGACCCTGCGCGCCCGCTGGAATATGCCACATGTGTGGCCGGTGTTTCATTCCATGTTGCCGGAGGCGCGCCAGGACGTTACCGAAATAGTCGGCTTTATGCGCCGGCATTTGTCGGCGCCCGTAGCATGCACCCGGGCCGTGGCACGGACGAAACTGCGCCTCGCGCATAGCGGCTAA
- a CDS encoding acetyl-CoA acetyltransferase, with protein sequence MTTHEETTPVLVGAGQISAREPDTERTPIGLVAEAARAAAADCGVTGVLGQIQSLTCLNILAPSYSDAPSTLARHLGIDPGERFYTPIGGNMGQWLVGYYADRIAAGGLDCILIAGGEALATQMRGKGAGLSGVLDTATGEGPRLLGDDREPTNSAEQRHGLNLPIQIYPLFEQALRGRYGLDPVEHRRMLGEFYARFNAVAVDNPRAWRRDPLSAADIAERSPKNRMVGAPYTKHMNALIAVDQAAALVMMSVAKARRLGIDPERWVYPLAAANGHDHWFVSQRADLSRSPAITACGERLAATSGLGIDAIDHLDLYSCFPSAVQMARDALGISVHDPRPLTVTGGLAYHGGPGNNYCTHAIAEIMNRIRADRSTTGLVSGVGWYMSKHSLGLYGGRPPVGGWRPIDPAGLQAEIDAGPVVELVEQAQGKARIETYTVMHDRADRPVQGIVLGRLSDGRRFVANTPTDTDLLNAMTNEEFLNRTGRVHHDGKRNLFTPEG encoded by the coding sequence ATGACGACTCATGAGGAAACAACACCGGTGCTGGTCGGCGCCGGCCAGATCAGCGCGCGCGAACCGGATACCGAGCGCACCCCCATAGGCCTGGTCGCCGAGGCTGCCCGAGCCGCGGCGGCGGACTGCGGTGTGACCGGGGTTCTGGGTCAGATCCAGTCGTTAACGTGTCTCAACATATTGGCGCCGTCTTATTCCGATGCCCCGTCCACCCTGGCGCGGCATCTGGGCATCGACCCCGGCGAGCGCTTCTACACCCCCATAGGCGGGAACATGGGTCAATGGCTGGTCGGTTACTATGCCGATCGCATCGCCGCCGGTGGTCTCGATTGTATCTTGATCGCGGGCGGCGAGGCGCTTGCCACACAGATGCGCGGCAAGGGCGCCGGCCTGTCCGGAGTGCTGGACACCGCCACCGGCGAGGGTCCGCGACTGCTCGGCGATGACCGCGAGCCGACCAATTCGGCGGAACAACGCCACGGGCTCAATCTGCCCATCCAGATCTATCCGTTGTTCGAGCAGGCGCTGCGGGGTCGCTACGGCCTTGACCCAGTCGAGCACCGACGAATGCTGGGCGAATTCTATGCCCGATTCAACGCCGTCGCGGTCGACAATCCGCGAGCCTGGCGCCGCGACCCTTTATCGGCGGCCGATATCGCCGAGCGCTCACCCAAAAATCGCATGGTCGGCGCGCCCTACACCAAGCACATGAACGCCCTCATCGCGGTGGATCAGGCCGCCGCGCTGGTGATGATGTCCGTGGCCAAGGCCCGGCGGCTGGGCATCGACCCTGAACGCTGGGTGTACCCCCTGGCCGCGGCAAACGGCCACGATCATTGGTTCGTCTCCCAGCGGGCGGATCTTTCCCGCTCGCCGGCGATCACCGCCTGCGGCGAGCGGCTGGCAGCGACCAGCGGACTCGGGATCGACGCGATCGATCACCTGGACCTGTACAGCTGTTTCCCCAGCGCTGTACAGATGGCGCGCGACGCGCTGGGTATCTCCGTGCATGATCCCCGGCCACTGACCGTCACGGGCGGCTTGGCTTACCATGGCGGGCCCGGCAACAACTATTGCACCCACGCCATTGCCGAGATCATGAACCGTATCCGCGCCGACCGAAGCACCACCGGATTGGTCAGCGGCGTAGGCTGGTACATGAGCAAGCATTCGCTGGGGCTCTACGGCGGAAGACCGCCCGTCGGCGGTTGGCGGCCGATCGATCCGGCCGGGCTGCAAGCCGAGATCGACGCCGGCCCCGTCGTGGAACTGGTGGAGCAGGCGCAGGGCAAGGCCCGCATCGAGACCTACACTGTCATGCACGACCGCGCCGACCGCCCGGTCCAGGGTATTGTGCTGGGCCGCCTGAGCGATGGTCGGCGGTTTGTTGCCAACACTCCCACCGACACGGACCTGCTCAATGCCATGACGAACGAGGAATTTCTCAATCGCACGGGCCGCGTGCACCACGATGGCAAACGCAACCTATTTACCCCGGAGGGGTGA
- a CDS encoding 2Fe-2S iron-sulfur cluster-binding protein → MGKITFIEHDSTEHIAEFESGSSLMQVAVNNAVPGIDGDCGGECACGTCHVIVTDEWFGKTGEINDAEEQMLSMTPERAETSRLGCQIRTTEAMDGMTVLLPEFQM, encoded by the coding sequence TTGGGTAAGATTACGTTCATTGAGCATGACAGTACCGAGCACATTGCCGAGTTTGAATCTGGTTCCTCGCTGATGCAGGTTGCTGTTAATAACGCTGTGCCCGGCATCGACGGAGACTGCGGTGGGGAATGCGCCTGCGGCACCTGCCACGTGATAGTGACCGATGAATGGTTCGGAAAGACCGGGGAAATAAATGATGCTGAAGAGCAGATGTTGTCCATGACTCCGGAGCGGGCAGAAACTTCTCGGCTGGGCTGTCAGATTCGAACCACTGAGGCGATGGACGGTATGACCGTTCTGTTGCCTGAATTTCAGATGTAG